The Paracoccus liaowanqingii genome window below encodes:
- a CDS encoding ABC transporter permease — MEEQIKAGVPAGAGTEQRRSAASRVGPALQRYGILIALAVLCVVLAVVSDNFLSSRNIINVLRQTSINGILAIGMTFVILTRGIDLSVGSVVALVGVVSASFATTSSAGFIPGAPYTPLVPMLVGVMTGIAVGALSGLAVARFSVPAFVATLGMLSAARGLTLIYSGGRPVPALTDGYRWIGTGDIAGIPVPIILFALVFAVAHFVLTRTRFGRHVYAVGGNPHAAKVSGLPVRRIRFAVYAISGALAGIAGMILAARTGSALPQAGVAYELDAIAAVVIGGTSLAGGVGRVTGTVIGALLIGVMNNGLDLLGVESYYQQVIKGALIVAAVLLDRSRKTED; from the coding sequence GTGGAAGAGCAGATCAAGGCCGGAGTTCCTGCCGGGGCGGGAACGGAGCAGCGCCGCAGTGCCGCGTCGCGGGTGGGACCTGCCCTGCAGCGATACGGCATCCTGATCGCGCTGGCGGTGCTGTGCGTCGTGCTGGCAGTGGTCAGCGACAACTTTCTCAGTTCGCGCAACATCATCAACGTGCTGCGCCAGACCTCAATCAACGGGATCCTGGCGATCGGCATGACCTTCGTCATCCTGACGCGAGGGATCGATCTGTCGGTGGGGTCGGTCGTGGCGTTGGTGGGGGTCGTCTCGGCCAGTTTCGCGACAACATCGTCGGCGGGGTTCATTCCCGGGGCGCCTTACACGCCACTGGTGCCGATGCTGGTCGGCGTGATGACCGGCATCGCGGTCGGGGCCTTGTCCGGCCTGGCAGTGGCGCGGTTTTCTGTTCCGGCCTTCGTGGCGACGCTTGGCATGCTGTCGGCCGCGCGCGGGCTGACGCTGATCTATTCGGGCGGGCGCCCGGTCCCGGCGCTGACCGACGGCTATCGCTGGATCGGAACGGGTGACATCGCGGGTATCCCGGTGCCGATCATCCTGTTCGCCTTGGTCTTTGCGGTGGCGCACTTCGTGCTGACCCGGACCCGGTTCGGGCGCCATGTCTATGCGGTAGGGGGCAATCCCCATGCGGCCAAGGTCTCGGGCCTGCCAGTCCGGCGCATCCGATTTGCGGTCTATGCCATCTCGGGCGCATTGGCGGGGATTGCGGGCATGATTCTGGCAGCACGCACCGGATCCGCCCTGCCCCAGGCGGGCGTCGCCTACGAACTGGACGCCATCGCAGCGGTGGTGATCGGCGGCACCAGTCTGGCGGGCGGGGTGGGTCGCGTGACCGGCACGGTGATCGGCGCGCTGCTGATCGGGGTCATGAATAACGGTCTCGATCTGCTTGGGGTCGAATCCTATTACCAGCAGGTGATCAAGGGCGCGCTGATCGTGGCCGCCGTCCTGCTAGACCGGTCGCGCAAGACCGAAGACTGA
- the dhaL gene encoding dihydroxyacetone kinase subunit DhaL, with protein MGLQRFVNDPDDLVDETVAGFVKAHGDLLRKDPANPRVVVSRFAPQDGKVGIVTGGGSGHEPAFIGYAGRHLLDAVAIGELFSSPTAKSFADAIRAADGGAGVAVLYGNYAGDNMNVKMAATDVAAEGIEVATVVANDDVCSAPLSERAKRRGVAGEIFMWKIGGAKAALGGTLAEVHAAAQAAIDACRSVGVGLGPCTLPAVGHPNFQIAPGTMEVGIGHHGEPGARIELLKTADHVADDMVQIVMDDHALPEGTEVAVMVSGLGATPVNELYVLYDRIETGLEGAGLRVHRAFVGNYFTSLEMVGATLTVMALDEDRKALLDLDCASPGLTVVGAAVPPVGVVAPGPRRTAAVGRADIQTPRAPEAVGSPRLVLGTASGIVGDLAAVIVANKSHLSEIDGLIGDGDHGINMAKGFGRAAERLAGQEGTLDAGLSVLSDVLMSEIGGSMGPLYGFMFRDMARAVEGRDALDAVGFAVMLRAGLEGVSTTGAAKVGDKTLMDCLVPAVAAFDAAIPHGFPAALAAMAKAARQGRDSTVDMVARLGRAARLGERSRGVPDAGATSCCLILETLGDSVARRLSQA; from the coding sequence GTGGGACTGCAGCGCTTCGTCAACGACCCCGATGATCTGGTCGACGAGACCGTGGCGGGCTTCGTTAAGGCGCATGGCGATCTGCTGCGCAAGGATCCGGCCAATCCGCGGGTGGTGGTGTCGCGCTTTGCCCCGCAGGACGGCAAGGTCGGCATCGTCACCGGCGGCGGCTCGGGGCACGAGCCCGCCTTCATCGGCTATGCCGGGCGCCACCTCCTCGACGCGGTGGCCATCGGAGAACTGTTCTCCTCGCCCACGGCGAAAAGCTTTGCCGATGCGATCCGGGCCGCCGATGGCGGGGCCGGGGTCGCGGTGCTGTATGGCAATTATGCCGGCGACAACATGAACGTGAAAATGGCCGCGACCGATGTCGCCGCCGAGGGGATCGAGGTCGCCACCGTCGTGGCCAATGACGATGTCTGCTCGGCGCCCCTGTCCGAACGGGCCAAGCGGCGCGGCGTGGCCGGAGAGATCTTCATGTGGAAGATCGGCGGCGCGAAGGCCGCGCTTGGCGGGACGCTGGCCGAGGTGCACGCGGCGGCGCAGGCGGCCATCGACGCCTGCCGCTCGGTCGGCGTGGGCCTTGGCCCCTGCACCCTGCCTGCCGTGGGTCATCCGAATTTCCAGATCGCCCCCGGCACGATGGAGGTGGGCATCGGACATCACGGCGAACCCGGCGCCCGCATCGAGCTCCTGAAGACCGCCGACCACGTGGCCGATGACATGGTCCAAATCGTGATGGACGATCACGCCCTGCCCGAGGGGACCGAGGTTGCCGTGATGGTCTCGGGCCTGGGGGCGACGCCGGTGAACGAGCTGTATGTCCTTTATGACCGCATCGAGACGGGGCTGGAGGGCGCGGGGCTACGCGTGCATCGGGCCTTCGTCGGCAATTACTTCACCTCGCTGGAGATGGTCGGCGCGACGCTGACCGTCATGGCGCTGGACGAGGATCGCAAGGCGCTGCTGGATCTGGATTGCGCCTCGCCGGGTCTGACTGTAGTGGGCGCCGCCGTTCCGCCGGTTGGCGTGGTGGCCCCGGGCCCGCGCCGCACGGCTGCTGTAGGCAGGGCGGACATCCAGACCCCGCGCGCGCCTGAGGCGGTCGGCTCGCCCCGGCTGGTGCTGGGTACGGCCTCGGGGATCGTGGGCGATCTGGCCGCCGTGATCGTCGCCAACAAGTCGCACCTGTCCGAGATCGACGGGCTGATCGGTGATGGCGATCACGGGATCAACATGGCCAAGGGCTTTGGCCGAGCCGCTGAACGCCTTGCGGGGCAGGAAGGAACTCTGGATGCTGGCCTGTCGGTGCTGTCGGACGTGCTGATGTCGGAAATTGGTGGCTCCATGGGGCCGCTCTATGGCTTCATGTTCCGCGACATGGCTCGTGCGGTCGAAGGGCGGGACGCCCTCGACGCGGTGGGGTTTGCGGTGATGCTGCGCGCCGGGCTGGAGGGCGTCTCGACGACCGGGGCCGCCAAGGTGGGCGACAAGACCCTGATGGATTGCCTTGTCCCTGCGGTTGCAGCCTTCGATGCCGCCATCCCGCATGGTTTCCCCGCCGCGCTGGCCGCGATGGCCAAGGCGGCACGGCAAGGTCGCGACAGCACCGTCGATATGGTGGCGCGGTTGGGCCGGGCGGCGCGCTTGGGCGAGCGGTCGCGCGGGGTGCCCGATGCCGGGGCGACCTCGTGCTGCCTGATCCTCGAGACGCTTGGCGACAGCGTGGCGCGCCGGCTATCGCAGGCATGA
- the dhaL gene encoding dihydroxyacetone kinase subunit DhaL: protein MRLAPRRAVMPMTPDMHSFSRADLTDLFRCLAERMAADQAWLAELDGEIGDADHGVAMSGGFGAAARALFDADAGGQTLAQGFSLAASTLLNAVGATTGPLYASALLRAGHRFGPQARVPFARLPELIAAMAEGIEARGHGKPGDKTMVDAWAPAAHAARAGLAEGQPTALILRRAAAAAADGAQATRPMMASRGRAARLGPRSIGHLDPGAVSAAALLDSLALWAEGRTGGGA from the coding sequence ATGCGTCTTGCACCCCGCCGGGCGGTCATGCCAATGACCCCGGACATGCACAGCTTTTCGCGCGCCGATCTGACCGACCTCTTCCGCTGCCTGGCCGAGCGCATGGCGGCGGATCAGGCATGGCTGGCGGAACTGGACGGCGAGATCGGGGATGCCGATCACGGCGTGGCCATGTCCGGGGGCTTTGGCGCGGCTGCACGCGCGCTGTTTGATGCGGATGCCGGGGGCCAGACGCTGGCACAGGGCTTTTCGCTGGCGGCCTCGACGCTTCTGAATGCCGTGGGGGCCACGACCGGGCCGCTTTACGCCAGCGCCCTGCTGCGCGCCGGCCATCGCTTCGGGCCGCAGGCACGGGTGCCCTTCGCCCGCCTGCCCGAACTGATTGCCGCCATGGCCGAGGGGATCGAGGCGCGCGGTCACGGCAAGCCCGGCGACAAGACCATGGTCGATGCCTGGGCCCCCGCCGCCCATGCCGCGCGCGCCGGACTGGCCGAAGGACAGCCGACTGCCCTGATCCTGCGCCGGGCAGCGGCGGCGGCGGCCGACGGGGCGCAGGCGACGCGCCCGATGATGGCCAGCCGAGGACGGGCGGCGCGGCTTGGTCCGCGCAGCATCGGGCATCTGGACCCCGGTGCGGTGTCGGCGGCGGCGCTTCTGGACAGCCTCGCGCTTTGGGCAGAAGGCCGGACGGGCGGGGGCGCCTGA
- a CDS encoding YaeQ family protein — protein MAQNATIHKVELSVSDMDRHYYETHKLTVAKHPSETDQRLMVRIFAFALNASEHLEMTKGLSADDEPDIWQKSLSGELNVWVTLGLPSEKVIRQSCNKADKVVIYPYGGRTANLWWTKIKHAAARFDNLQVINLSEKDTNELAKLADRAMKLQVNIQDGDVMVSMAETIVHITPLIRKRAA, from the coding sequence ATGGCGCAGAATGCCACCATTCATAAAGTCGAGCTCTCAGTGTCTGACATGGACCGTCACTATTACGAAACCCACAAGCTTACCGTTGCCAAGCATCCCTCAGAAACGGATCAGCGATTGATGGTCCGCATTTTCGCTTTTGCGCTAAACGCCAGCGAGCATCTGGAGATGACGAAGGGCCTGTCAGCTGACGACGAGCCAGACATATGGCAGAAGAGCCTTAGTGGCGAACTGAATGTATGGGTGACCCTCGGATTGCCCAGTGAGAAGGTAATACGCCAGTCCTGTAACAAGGCCGACAAGGTGGTCATCTATCCATACGGAGGCAGGACGGCAAACTTGTGGTGGACCAAAATAAAGCATGCCGCCGCCCGTTTCGACAACCTTCAAGTGATCAATCTATCTGAGAAAGACACAAACGAACTCGCAAAACTAGCAGACCGCGCAATGAAGCTGCAGGTTAACATTCAGGACGGCGATGTAATGGTCAGTATGGCCGAGACCATTGTTCACATCACGCCGTTAATTCGGAAGAGAGCAGCTTAG
- a CDS encoding GolD/DthD family dehydrogenase, which produces MGAPLDFGLAGKTAVVTGAASGIGAAIAQAFAAQGATVALLDTNLDAATRAADAMGGPSSAFACDVTDPDSIAAAVAAVTARFAGIDILVNSAGIVDLAPAEDLTGTAWTRTLAVNLTGSFLMAQAVGRAMIAAGTGGRIINLASQAASVAIEGHVAYCASKFGIIGVTKTLALEWGRHGITVNAISPTVVMTDLGRKAWEGPKGEAMKAQIPAGRFAEPHEVAAAAVFLASDAAAMINGADLLVDGGYTVQ; this is translated from the coding sequence ATGGGTGCTCCACTCGATTTTGGTCTGGCGGGAAAGACCGCCGTCGTGACCGGCGCCGCCTCGGGCATCGGGGCGGCGATCGCGCAGGCTTTTGCCGCCCAAGGCGCGACGGTCGCGCTACTGGATACAAACCTTGACGCCGCAACCCGGGCTGCGGATGCGATGGGCGGGCCGTCATCCGCTTTCGCCTGCGACGTGACGGACCCCGACAGCATCGCGGCGGCGGTCGCTGCCGTGACTGCCCGGTTCGCTGGGATCGACATCCTGGTGAACTCGGCCGGCATCGTCGATCTGGCGCCGGCCGAGGATCTGACCGGAACCGCCTGGACCCGGACCTTGGCGGTCAACCTGACCGGCAGCTTCCTGATGGCACAGGCCGTGGGCCGGGCGATGATCGCGGCGGGCACTGGCGGGCGGATCATCAACCTGGCCAGTCAGGCGGCCTCGGTCGCGATCGAGGGGCATGTGGCCTATTGCGCGTCGAAATTCGGGATCATCGGCGTGACCAAGACGCTGGCGCTGGAATGGGGGCGGCACGGGATCACCGTCAATGCCATCTCGCCCACCGTGGTGATGACCGATCTGGGCCGCAAGGCCTGGGAGGGGCCCAAGGGCGAGGCGATGAAGGCGCAGATCCCCGCAGGCCGCTTTGCCGAACCCCACGAGGTCGCGGCGGCGGCGGTGTTTCTGGCATCCGACGCGGCGGCGATGATCAATGGTGCGGACCTATTGGTCGATGGCGGATATACGGTGCAATGA
- a CDS encoding sugar ABC transporter ATP-binding protein → MSSLLLEAAGFQKSFNGVAALRLGQFALQPGSVHALCGGNGAGKSTFLKILMGIHHRDAGTLRRNGAEVTFDSPSAALANGISIIEQELSPVPAMTVAENIYLGREPVGLFGRIQFKKMNSRAQELLDGFHFGIRADSLMMDLTVAQTQLVEIAKALSYDAEVIIMDEPTSALGEAEADQLFAAIAMLKARGKGVIYVSHRLSEIFGICDSYTVFRDGAFVETGALADIDKDRLIQLVVGRPLTEEFIKENVPGSEDILSVSQLDADRGVRDVSFSVRRGEILALYGLMGSGRTEIFDRLFGLSSRTGGQIWIEGSPVSIRSPRDAIDSGLAYVTEDRKRSGLVLTGDVRENLCLATLDRMSAGPVMNAAAEVRAATRMIDTLNIRTASDRQSVAHLSGGNQQKVVLGKWFLTEPRILLLDEPTRGVDVGAKREIYRVMSDFARAGGAVIMVSSETDEVLGMADRALVMRDGRVAGELERAGMSAEKLLHLAA, encoded by the coding sequence ATGAGTTCACTATTGCTGGAGGCCGCTGGCTTTCAAAAATCATTCAATGGGGTGGCGGCGCTCCGGCTGGGACAGTTCGCTCTGCAGCCGGGGTCGGTGCATGCGCTGTGCGGTGGTAACGGCGCCGGCAAGTCGACCTTTCTGAAAATCCTGATGGGTATTCATCATCGCGATGCGGGGACGCTTCGACGCAACGGGGCAGAGGTCACTTTCGACAGCCCGTCCGCGGCACTTGCTAACGGCATCTCGATCATCGAGCAGGAGTTGAGCCCGGTTCCCGCCATGACTGTCGCTGAGAACATCTATCTGGGGCGCGAGCCCGTGGGGCTGTTTGGACGCATTCAGTTCAAGAAGATGAACAGTAGGGCCCAAGAACTGCTGGACGGCTTTCATTTCGGCATCCGCGCCGACAGCCTGATGATGGACCTGACCGTCGCGCAGACCCAGCTGGTCGAGATCGCCAAGGCGCTCAGCTATGATGCCGAGGTCATCATCATGGACGAACCAACCTCGGCCCTGGGAGAAGCCGAGGCCGATCAGCTGTTTGCCGCCATCGCCATGCTGAAGGCGCGCGGAAAAGGCGTGATCTATGTCAGCCACCGCCTGTCCGAGATCTTCGGCATCTGCGACAGTTATACGGTGTTCCGCGACGGCGCTTTCGTCGAGACCGGGGCCCTGGCTGATATCGACAAGGACCGGCTGATCCAGTTGGTTGTGGGCCGGCCCCTGACCGAGGAATTTATCAAGGAGAACGTCCCCGGATCCGAGGACATTCTGTCGGTCAGCCAGCTCGATGCCGATCGCGGCGTGCGCGACGTCAGCTTTTCCGTCCGGCGCGGCGAGATCCTGGCCCTTTACGGGTTGATGGGATCGGGACGCACCGAGATATTCGACCGCCTTTTTGGCTTGTCGTCCCGGACCGGCGGCCAGATTTGGATCGAGGGGTCGCCGGTCTCCATCCGCTCGCCCCGCGACGCGATCGATTCTGGGCTGGCCTATGTGACCGAGGACCGCAAGCGGTCGGGCCTGGTCCTGACCGGCGACGTGCGCGAGAACCTGTGCCTGGCCACGCTGGACCGCATGTCGGCGGGCCCGGTCATGAACGCCGCCGCAGAAGTCCGCGCCGCTACCCGGATGATCGACACGCTGAACATCCGCACCGCATCGGACCGGCAAAGCGTTGCGCATCTGTCGGGCGGCAACCAGCAGAAGGTGGTTCTGGGCAAGTGGTTTCTGACCGAGCCGCGCATCCTGCTGCTGGACGAGCCGACGCGCGGCGTGGACGTGGGCGCCAAGCGCGAAATATATCGCGTGATGTCCGATTTTGCCCGCGCGGGGGGCGCGGTGATCATGGTCTCGTCCGAGACCGACGAGGTGCTGGGCATGGCCGACCGTGCCTTGGTGATGCGTGACGGGCGCGTCGCCGGAGAGTTGGAGCGCGCCGGAATGTCGGCCGAGAAATTGCTGCATCTGGCTGCCTGA
- a CDS encoding gamma-glutamyltransferase, with translation MTNFSRTQRIRKDVVWTDGGVVACQHRKAAEVGAAVLASGGDAIDAAVATSFAVGVVEPWMSGPMGGGMMTLWRAGEARAETIEFGMRSPAALDVADYPLEPGRQAADLFPWTRVRDDRNIFGATSVAVPGTVAGMALAHERYGTKDWADLLAPAVALAEEGMQLDWYSSLLIASAARQLAQDPDAAAMFLADGQWPDIAGWTTAATARLDQRTHAATLRRLADHGAQDFYDGAIAGMLVEDVGAKGGCLSLDDLRAYRALATTPRTIRYRDAVIHAPSGLSAGAELVKTLQQMEVAFLPGEAPSAASYGALASGLGAAYRDRLAQGGDTGESPRAPACTTSFSVVDRHGNMVNVTQTLLSMFGSHVVSPQTGMLLNNGIMWFDPEPGKPNSLAPGKRCLMNVCPTVGQVGDRMFAIGASGGRKILPAVANLVSFMVDFGMDLEAAFHTPRIDASGATGTVMDEDLPPDVAEALAALGPVTTAKRTVHPYAFAVPAGVMREAGRNCGATEIMSPWGDAVHEGEV, from the coding sequence ATGACAAATTTCTCCCGAACGCAGCGTATCCGCAAAGACGTCGTGTGGACCGATGGGGGTGTTGTTGCCTGCCAGCACCGCAAGGCTGCCGAGGTCGGGGCGGCGGTACTGGCCTCGGGGGGCGATGCCATAGATGCGGCGGTCGCGACCTCGTTTGCGGTGGGGGTGGTCGAGCCGTGGATGTCGGGACCGATGGGCGGCGGCATGATGACCCTGTGGCGTGCGGGCGAGGCGCGGGCCGAAACCATCGAGTTCGGCATGCGTTCCCCCGCCGCGCTGGACGTCGCCGACTACCCGCTGGAGCCGGGGCGGCAGGCGGCGGATCTGTTCCCGTGGACGCGGGTCCGGGACGACCGCAACATCTTTGGCGCGACCTCTGTCGCGGTGCCAGGCACGGTGGCGGGGATGGCGCTGGCGCATGAGCGCTATGGCACGAAGGACTGGGCCGATCTGCTGGCTCCCGCCGTGGCGCTGGCCGAGGAAGGGATGCAGCTCGACTGGTACTCATCGCTGCTGATCGCCTCGGCGGCGCGCCAGCTGGCGCAGGATCCGGATGCGGCAGCGATGTTTCTGGCGGATGGGCAATGGCCCGATATCGCGGGCTGGACCACGGCGGCCACCGCCCGGCTGGACCAGCGCACCCATGCCGCCACCCTGCGTCGTCTTGCCGACCACGGCGCGCAGGACTTCTACGACGGCGCCATCGCGGGCATGCTGGTCGAGGATGTCGGGGCCAAGGGGGGCTGCCTGTCGCTGGACGATCTGCGGGCCTATCGGGCGCTGGCCACGACGCCCCGCACCATCCGCTACCGCGACGCGGTGATCCATGCGCCCTCGGGCCTGTCCGCCGGGGCGGAGCTGGTGAAGACCCTGCAGCAGATGGAGGTCGCCTTCCTGCCGGGCGAGGCGCCCTCGGCGGCCAGCTACGGCGCGCTGGCCTCAGGGCTGGGCGCAGCTTATCGCGACCGGCTGGCCCAGGGGGGCGATACCGGCGAAAGCCCGCGCGCCCCGGCCTGCACCACCAGCTTCAGCGTGGTGGACCGGCACGGCAACATGGTGAACGTGACGCAGACGCTGCTGTCGATGTTCGGCAGCCATGTCGTCTCGCCGCAGACCGGGATGCTGCTGAACAACGGCATCATGTGGTTCGACCCCGAGCCCGGCAAGCCCAACTCCCTCGCGCCGGGCAAGCGCTGCCTGATGAATGTCTGCCCGACCGTGGGGCAGGTGGGCGACCGGATGTTCGCCATCGGCGCCTCGGGCGGGCGCAAGATCCTGCCGGCGGTGGCCAATCTGGTCAGCTTCATGGTGGATTTCGGCATGGATCTGGAGGCCGCGTTCCACACCCCCCGCATCGACGCCTCCGGCGCCACAGGCACCGTGATGGACGAGGATCTGCCGCCCGACGTGGCCGAGGCGCTGGCGGCCCTCGGTCCCGTGACGACCGCGAAACGCACCGTCCACCCTTACGCTTTCGCCGTGCCTGCAGGCGTCATGCGCGAAGCGGGTCGTAACTGCGGCGCGACCGAGATCATGAGCCCTTGGGGGGATGCGGTTCACGAAGGCGAGGTGTGA
- a CDS encoding cytochrome P450, with translation MSSGPVIAGAKGALKQPPGPSGLPILGNILDFGRDQLGFFTRCQHEFGDIVAANFAGWPALAVTEMAAVETILVSEHQCFTKNTLVWRQTRALFGAGLLTSEGKAWRRQRKLAAPAFASAQLTSYVPSIVRIAEATVAGWQDGDTFDAHPRMMALSFDVAARTLFDADIENAGIDQALEDILREMESRITRPVLLPDWLPLPGHLRYLRGIRKIEGLIRGLIDTRRLSGFDGRRDVLSRLMAARDADDRGMSDDRLRDEVITLLLAGHETTALVLSWAFYLLGQHPSVADRVADEVRAVAADRPLELADVERLSLTEAVVTETMRLFPPAWVIGRESVQPFRIGGYDIPAGVTIFISPWVIHRDPRHYDRPEDFLPVRWLDCLRHRLPRFAYMPFGGGPRICIGQRFAMIEAVLLLATILRQIRIDWIGKSPILPQPTITLRPRGGVPVRITRRGDGGRRRGNFIRKPTA, from the coding sequence ATGTCGTCCGGCCCCGTCATAGCAGGCGCGAAAGGCGCCCTCAAGCAGCCCCCAGGACCATCCGGGCTGCCGATCCTGGGCAACATCCTCGACTTCGGGCGTGATCAACTAGGTTTCTTCACCCGCTGCCAGCACGAATTTGGGGACATCGTGGCGGCCAACTTTGCGGGATGGCCGGCTCTTGCCGTCACCGAAATGGCGGCGGTGGAAACGATCCTGGTGTCCGAGCATCAATGCTTCACCAAGAACACACTTGTCTGGCGGCAGACCAGGGCGCTCTTCGGGGCCGGACTTCTGACCAGCGAGGGGAAGGCGTGGCGGCGGCAACGGAAACTGGCCGCCCCCGCCTTTGCGAGTGCGCAGCTGACATCATACGTGCCATCCATCGTCCGGATCGCCGAAGCCACGGTCGCCGGCTGGCAGGATGGGGACACCTTCGACGCGCATCCCCGGATGATGGCGCTGTCCTTCGACGTGGCGGCCCGCACGCTGTTCGATGCCGATATCGAGAATGCGGGCATCGACCAGGCACTGGAGGACATCCTGCGCGAGATGGAATCCCGGATCACGCGCCCGGTCCTTCTGCCTGACTGGCTGCCCTTGCCGGGCCACCTCCGTTACCTGCGCGGGATCAGGAAGATCGAGGGGCTCATTCGCGGTCTGATCGACACGCGGCGGCTCAGCGGTTTCGACGGCCGCCGGGATGTCCTGTCCCGCCTGATGGCCGCGCGGGACGCGGATGACCGGGGCATGTCCGACGACCGGCTGCGCGACGAGGTCATCACCCTTCTGCTGGCGGGGCACGAGACGACGGCGCTTGTCTTGTCTTGGGCCTTCTACCTTCTGGGCCAGCATCCTTCGGTCGCCGACCGCGTGGCCGACGAGGTCCGGGCGGTTGCCGCGGACAGGCCGCTGGAACTGGCCGATGTCGAACGTCTGTCGCTGACGGAGGCGGTGGTCACCGAGACCATGCGGCTCTTTCCGCCGGCCTGGGTGATCGGGCGCGAGTCGGTGCAGCCGTTCCGGATCGGCGGATATGACATCCCCGCAGGCGTAACGATCTTCATCAGCCCATGGGTCATCCACCGCGACCCCCGCCATTATGATCGTCCCGAGGACTTCCTGCCCGTCAGGTGGCTTGATTGCCTGCGTCATAGGCTGCCGCGCTTTGCCTACATGCCCTTCGGCGGTGGACCCCGCATCTGCATCGGCCAGCGCTTCGCGATGATCGAGGCGGTGCTGCTGTTGGCCACGATCCTGCGGCAGATACGCATCGACTGGATCGGCAAGAGCCCCATCTTGCCGCAACCCACCATCACATTGAGGCCGCGCGGCGGTGTACCTGTTCGGATTACGAGACGGGGTGACGGGGGTCGACGCAGGGGTAATTTCATCCGGAAACCTACAGCCTGA
- a CDS encoding substrate-binding domain-containing protein: MTTKMMMTASALALGLGVGAVQAQDDPIKIGMAAYGLNAEFMQLWSAAGETHPAVQSGMVELTIFDGRYDALVQQDQFETMITQGFDAIVFAPMDVEAGATAVQLAVDAGIPVVGSNARVNSDLLTAYVGSNDVEAGYLEAKAVLDKMGCTGDVVIIEGPIGQSGEIQRGEGNEQALAECPDVSILERQTGNWSRAEAQALMENWLTSHGENIKGVIAQNDEMALGAIEAIKAAGMDVSDFAIAGVDGVTDALNAVKSGEMDSILQDGEAQALGSIDVAIKAVRPDYEPMADIWEQYPEMPWNDGASKEYNVPWTPVTADNVDDLLAGRQ, translated from the coding sequence ATGACGACGAAGATGATGATGACCGCCAGCGCGCTGGCGCTTGGCCTCGGGGTCGGCGCCGTGCAGGCGCAGGACGATCCGATCAAGATCGGCATGGCTGCCTATGGCCTGAATGCCGAATTCATGCAGCTGTGGTCGGCCGCCGGCGAAACGCATCCTGCGGTCCAGTCGGGCATGGTCGAGCTGACCATCTTCGACGGCCGCTACGACGCGCTGGTCCAGCAGGACCAGTTCGAGACGATGATCACCCAAGGGTTCGACGCCATCGTCTTCGCGCCCATGGATGTCGAGGCTGGCGCCACCGCCGTGCAACTGGCCGTCGATGCGGGCATTCCGGTCGTCGGCTCGAATGCGCGGGTGAACAGCGACCTGCTGACCGCCTATGTCGGCTCGAACGATGTCGAGGCGGGCTATCTGGAGGCCAAGGCTGTTCTCGACAAGATGGGCTGCACCGGCGACGTGGTCATCATTGAGGGCCCCATCGGCCAGTCCGGCGAAATCCAGCGCGGCGAGGGCAACGAGCAGGCCTTGGCCGAATGCCCCGATGTCAGCATCCTGGAACGCCAGACCGGCAACTGGTCGCGGGCCGAGGCTCAGGCCCTGATGGAAAACTGGCTGACCTCGCATGGCGAAAACATCAAGGGCGTAATTGCCCAGAACGACGAGATGGCGCTTGGCGCGATCGAGGCGATCAAGGCCGCTGGCATGGACGTGTCTGACTTTGCCATCGCGGGTGTCGATGGCGTCACGGATGCCCTGAACGCCGTCAAGTCCGGAGAGATGGATTCGATCCTGCAGGACGGCGAGGCACAGGCCCTGGGCTCGATCGACGTGGCGATCAAGGCGGTGCGTCCGGATTACGAACCCATGGCCGACATCTGGGAGCAGTATCCCGAGATGCCATGGAACGACGGCGCGTCCAAGGAATACAACGTGCCATGGACCCCGGTCACGGCCGACAATGTCGACGACCTGCTGGCCGGCCGTCAATAG